One Flavobacterium sp. 90 DNA segment encodes these proteins:
- a CDS encoding GNAT family protein produces MDSIDWKIESISNILPEEFYNLIEKNKKHIEKTFPVTLSYCEDLEKTKQFIAFNQDKENYKEGYYFYPRDLKTNHLIGYLCIKSIDNNKAKCELGYFVDEDYQGKGITSKLVSETLDFCFNTLKMNKVFICTSKINKASQQIALKHHFKQEGILRDEFKNGDGILEDVVYFGLLKSEYNTLER; encoded by the coding sequence ATGGATAGCATCGATTGGAAAATAGAATCAATTAGCAATATTCTTCCCGAAGAGTTCTACAACCTCATCGAAAAGAATAAAAAACACATTGAAAAAACTTTCCCGGTGACACTTTCCTATTGTGAAGATCTTGAAAAAACAAAACAATTTATTGCTTTCAATCAGGATAAAGAAAATTATAAAGAAGGATATTATTTCTATCCCAGAGATTTAAAAACTAATCATTTGATTGGTTATTTATGTATAAAAAGCATCGATAATAATAAAGCAAAATGTGAATTGGGTTATTTTGTTGATGAAGATTATCAAGGAAAAGGAATTACTTCAAAATTAGTCTCTGAAACTTTAGACTTTTGTTTCAATACTTTAAAAATGAACAAGGTTTTTATTTGTACCTCAAAAATCAATAAAGCAAGTCAGCAAATTGCCTTGAAACATCATTTTAAACAAGAAGGAATTTTAAGAGACGAATTCAAAAATGGTGATGGAATATTAGAAGATGTCGTTTACTTCGGATTGCTTAAATCAGAATATAATACACTTGAAAGATAA